One window of the Zea mays cultivar B73 chromosome 3, Zm-B73-REFERENCE-NAM-5.0, whole genome shotgun sequence genome contains the following:
- the LOC100277277 gene encoding Mediator-associated protein 2 isoform 1 (isoform 1 is encoded by transcript variant 1): MVKAKARVRYEPGPAFEEVKEEAMLDISPTDSTEFWLIQWPKDQIDVLDFHGKELSLKLHSDGNLGNLENSSGKSYEIASFAAQKPDATVFLPSGSETKAVGKISRRVSLVRYPKPEEFTKPSFGSLTPSIKKSAGSKKTMSRFTGVSKNPSSQGSALSLGQRSAEPTPKHKGKRKDESSLGHSNVSGKATEGSEARGAGSNTASEMPQSPPEKSKKRRKKDKIVE; this comes from the exons ATGGTGAAGGCAAAAGCAAGGGTCCG CTATGAGCCTGGACCGGCTTTTGAGGAGGTCAAAGAAGAAGCCATGCTTGATATATCACCAACAGACTCGACAGAGTTTTGGTTAATTCAGTGGCCTAAAGACCAG ATAGATGTTTTGGATTTTCATGGCAAAGAGCTTTCTCTCAAGCTGCATAGTGATGGAAACTTGGGCAACTTGGAAAATTCCTCAG GGAAATCTTATGAGATTGCGAGCTTTGCAGCTCAGAAACCAGATGCAACCGTCTTCCTGCCTTCAGGGTCAGAAACAAAGGCTG TGGGGAAGATTTCACGGCGAGTATCCTTAGTTCGTTATCCTAAACCTGAGGAATTTACAAAACCAAGTTTTGGGAGTCTTACTCCTAGCATAAAGAAATCTGCAG GTTCTAAGAAGACCATGTCTCGGTTCACCGGTGTATCAAAGAATCCCAGTAGCCAAGGTTCGGCGCTTTCACTGGGCCAAAGGAGCGCAGAGCCAACACCCAAACACAAGGGGAAGAGAAAGGATGAAAGCAGCCTGGGGCACTCAAATGTGTCGGGCAAGGCCACAGAAGGATCTGAGGCTCGAGGCGCGGGGAGCAACACGGCTTCAGAGATGCCACAGTCGCCACCGGAAAAATcaaagaagaggaggaagaaggatAAGATCGTTGAGTAG
- the LOC100273961 gene encoding uncharacterized protein LOC100273961 has protein sequence MEMQAHHRIKRGDMEVQEQREDRLSRLPDDILHSILRGIPLKHAARTSALSRRWARTWLRALASSRVLDFTDRDFARGQAPARAAATVSRCLQLHAEYGAPLDVFRLAVTAPAPAPGSTGAFERDVVGWVVSAVARGAREVEVDLRPPPPPLAAKADAGDESAAFVELPGDLFVATNSLARLALGGFRLRAVPAGLAEGLRSLSLSHADVTDEAVRDIVSSCRALEVLSLQGCNLLRSVRIDGETLRSLEIVRCLGVRELRVNAPSLESFAFHGDNVYSTSDDDDDDLSSAVDLGSTPALRDAYLSHIGFDDAKNAYDEREYAYSNFLSCVAHARVLTLCSVGLLHLWAQLSYDPLVEIDMTSVQELQLLMSSLGEDDEGLHSFSSFFELYPLPLLGRLFVSLPSHTAEATTALPGEVVDDSKMMFYCYDDDFVLDQLSYIKLVNFRGTRFELQLLAFLLKRTPALEQLVLVTVGEEGGAPGDERVIQGWVSAIQKASPEAQLTVCQSSEDRSQNPVHTRFYHELLEE, from the exons ATGGAGATGCAAGCGCACCACCGGATCAAGCGTGGAGACATGGAGGTACAGGAGCAGAGGGAGGACCGGCTGAGCAGGCTCCCCGACGACATCCTCCACTCCATCCTCCGCGGTATCCCACTCAAGCACGCCGCGCGCACCAGCGCCCTCTCGCGGCGCTGGGCGCGCACGTGGCTCCGCGCGCTCGCCTCCTCCAGGGTGCTCGATTTCACCGACCGCGACTTCGCACGCGGCCAGGCCCCGGCGCGGGCCGCGGCCACGGTGAGCCGCTGCCTCCAGCTCCACGCCGAGTACGGCGCGCCGCTCGACGTGTTCCGCCTGGCGGttacggcgccggcgccggcgccgggcaGCACCGGCGCGTTCGAGCGAGACGTCGTCGGGTGGGTCGTGTCCGCCGTGGCGAGAGGCGCCAGGGAGGTGGAGGTGGACctgaggccgccgccgccgccgttggcGGCAAAAGCGGACGCCGGTGACGAAAGTGCGGCGTTCGTGGAGCTGCCTGGCGACCTGTTCGTGGCCACGAACTCGCTGGCGCGCCTCGCGCTGGGCGGGTTCAGGCTCCGCGCTGTCCCGGCCGGCCTAGCGGAGGGTCTCCGCTCGCTCTCCCTCAGCCACGCCGACGTCACAGACGAGGCGGTCCGGGACATCGTGTCCAGCTGCCGGGCGCTGGAGGTCCTCAGTCTCCAGGGCTGCAACCTCCTCAGATCGGTTAGGATCGACGGCGAGACGCTGCGGTCCCTGGAGATCGTGCGCTGCTTGGGCGTGCGGGAGCTCCGGGTCAACGCGCCCTCGCTCGAGTCGTTCGCCTTCCACGGCGACAACGTCTACTCGacgagcgacgacgacgacgacgacttgtcTTCTGCCGTCGACCTGGGATCCACGCCGGCTCTGCGGGACGCGTACCTTTCTCACATCGGCTTCGACGACGCCAAGAACGCGTACGATGAGCGCGAGTACGCCTACTCCAACTTCTTGAGCTGCGTCGCTCATGCCCGGGTTTTGACGCTCTGTTCCGTCGGCTTGCTG CATCTGTGGGCACAGCTTAGTTATGATCCGCTCGTGGAAATTGATATGACGAGCGTACAAGAGCTGCAGCTGCTGATGTCCTCCCTAGGTGAAGACGACGAAGGCCTCCATAGCTTCTCCAGTTTCTTCGAGCTTTACCCGCTTCCACTCCTGGGCCGCTTGTTTGTCAGC CTGCCCAGCCACACTGCCGAGGCGACGACGGCACTGCCCGGCGAAGTCGTAGACGACTCAAAAATGATGTTTTACTGCTACGACGACGACTTCGTCCTTGACCAGCTGAGCTACATCAAGCTGGTGAATTTCAGAGGGACGAGGTTCGAGCTGCAGCTGCTCGCCTTCCTCCTGAAGAGGACCCCTGCCCTGGAGCAGCTGGTGCTTGTCACTGTAGGAGAAGAGGGAGGAGCTCCGGGAGACGAGCGCGTCATCCAAGGCTGGGTGTCGGCGATACAAAAGGCGTCCCCAGAGGCTCAGCTCACCGTGTGCCAGTCGAGCGAAGATCGCAGCCAGAATCCTGTGCACACAAGGTTCTACCACGAACTTTTGGAAGAATAA
- the LOC100277277 gene encoding Mediator-associated protein 2 isoform 2 (isoform 2 is encoded by transcript variant 3): MLDISPTDSTEFWLIQWPKDQIDVLDFHGKELSLKLHSDGNLGNLENSSGKSYEIASFAAQKPDATVFLPSGSETKAVGKISRRVSLVRYPKPEEFTKPSFGSLTPSIKKSAGSKKTMSRFTGVSKNPSSQGSALSLGQRSAEPTPKHKGKRKDESSLGHSNVSGKATEGSEARGAGSNTASEMPQSPPEKSKKRRKKDKIVE, from the exons ATGCTTGATATATCACCAACAGACTCGACAGAGTTTTGGTTAATTCAGTGGCCTAAAGACCAG ATAGATGTTTTGGATTTTCATGGCAAAGAGCTTTCTCTCAAGCTGCATAGTGATGGAAACTTGGGCAACTTGGAAAATTCCTCAG GGAAATCTTATGAGATTGCGAGCTTTGCAGCTCAGAAACCAGATGCAACCGTCTTCCTGCCTTCAGGGTCAGAAACAAAGGCTG TGGGGAAGATTTCACGGCGAGTATCCTTAGTTCGTTATCCTAAACCTGAGGAATTTACAAAACCAAGTTTTGGGAGTCTTACTCCTAGCATAAAGAAATCTGCAG GTTCTAAGAAGACCATGTCTCGGTTCACCGGTGTATCAAAGAATCCCAGTAGCCAAGGTTCGGCGCTTTCACTGGGCCAAAGGAGCGCAGAGCCAACACCCAAACACAAGGGGAAGAGAAAGGATGAAAGCAGCCTGGGGCACTCAAATGTGTCGGGCAAGGCCACAGAAGGATCTGAGGCTCGAGGCGCGGGGAGCAACACGGCTTCAGAGATGCCACAGTCGCCACCGGAAAAATcaaagaagaggaggaagaaggatAAGATCGTTGAGTAG